A genomic region of Raphanus sativus cultivar WK10039 chromosome 6, ASM80110v3, whole genome shotgun sequence contains the following coding sequences:
- the LOC108813848 gene encoding sulfate transporter 3.1 — protein MGTEDSTFPQGSDEPHHRHHAVEAPEPQPFLKSLQYSVKETLFPDDPFRQFKNQKTSRKLVLGLKYFLPILEWAPRYNFKLFKSDLIAGITIASLAIPQGISYAKLANLPPILGLYSSFVPPLVYAVLGSSKDLAVGTVAVGSLLTGAMLSKEVDAEKDPKLYLHLAFTATFFAGVLEASLGIFRLGFIVDFLSHATIVGFMGGAATVVSLQQLKGIFGLKHFTDATDVISVMRSVFSQTHQWRWESGVLGCCFLFFLLSTRYFSTKKPKFFWVAAMAPLTSVILGSLLVYFTHAERHGVQVIGDLKKGLNPLSVSDLVFTSPYMSTALKTGLITGIIALAEGIAVGRSFAMFKNYNIDGNKEMIAFGMMNIVGSFTSCYLTTGPFSRSAVNFNAGCKTAVSNIIMAIAVMFTLLFLTPFFYYTPLVVLSSIIMVAMLGLIDYQAAIHLWKVDKFDFLVCMSAYFGVVFGSVEIGLVVAVVISIARLLLFVSRPRTAVKGNIPNTMIYRNTDQYPYSRIVPSLLILEIDAPIYFANAGYLRERITRWIDEEEDRIKASGESSLQYVILDMSAVGNIDTSGISMMEEIKKIMDRRALKLVLANPKGEVVKKLTRSKFIDDNLGKEWMFLTVGEAVEACSFMLHTSKTEPAAKEEPWNNV, from the exons ATGGGAACGGAGGACAGCACATTCCCTCAAGGATCGGATGAGCCACACCACCGCCACCATGCGGTGGAGGCTCCGGAGCCTCAGCCGTTCTTGAAGTCACTTCAGTACTCAGTGAAGGAAACTCTGTTTCCAGACGATCCTTTCAGACAATTCAAGAACCAGAAGACATCAAGAAAACTTGTACTAGGTCTCAAATACTTCTTGCCAATATTAGAATGGGCTCCACGCTACAATTTCAAGCTCTTTAAATCGGATCTCATTGCTGGAATCACCATTGCTAGCCTCGCCATTCCTCAGGGCATCAGTTACGCTAAACTAGCTAACTTGCCTCCCATTCTTGGCCTTT ACTCGAGTTTTGTTCCACCATTGGTGTACGCTGTGCTGGGGAGTTCAAAGGATTTGGCGGTGGGAACGGTGGCGGTTGGATCTTTGCTGACAGGTGCGATGCTGAGCAAAGAAGTTGACGCTGAGAAAGATCCGAAGCTCTACCTTCATCTTGCTTTCACTGCCACGTTTTTCGCAGGCGTTCTCGAAGCCTCCCTCGGCATTTTCAG GTTAGGGTTCATAGTGGATTTTCTATCGCATGCAACGATAGTGGGATTCATGGGAGGGGCAGCGACGGTGGTGAGTCTGCAACAGCTTAAGGGTATTTTTGGACTTAAACATTTCACAGATGCCACTGATGTTATCTCTGTCATGCGTTCAGTCTTCTCTCAGACTCACCAG TGGAGATGGGAGAGTGGCGTTCTCGGCTGTTGTTTCCTTTTCTTCCTTCTTTCCACCAGATATTTC AGCACAAAGAAACCAAAATTCTTTTGGGTAGCTGCGATGGCTCCTTTGACCTCAGTGATTCTTGGAAGCCTCTTGGTTTACTTCACTCACGCCGAGAGACATGGTGTACAAGTG ATAGGGGACCTGAAGAAAGGGTTGAACCCACTCTCTGTGTCTGATCTTGTCTTCACTTCGCCTTACATGTCAACAGCTCTCAAAACTGGCCTCATCACTGGGATCATAGCTCTTGCA GAAGGGATCGCTGTGGGAAGGAGCTTTGCCATGTTCAAGAACTACAACATAGACGGTAACAAAGAAATGATAGCGTTTGGAATGATGAATATCGTTGGTTCCTTCACATCTTGTTACCTCACAACTG GACCGTTTTCAAGATCGGCCGTGAACTTCAATGCGGGTTGCAAGACTGCGGTGTCGAACATAATAATGGCCATTGCGGTTATGTTCACATTGCTCTTCCTCACGCCGTTTTTCTACTACACGCCCCTCGTCGTCCTCTCCTCCATCATCATGGTCGCAATGCTCGGACTCATCGACTACCAAGCAGCCATTCATCTTTGGAAGGTTGACAAATTTGATTTCCTCGTCTGCATGAGTGCCTACTTTGGGGTCGTGTTTGGTAGTGTCGAGATCGGACTTGTTGTCGCA GTGGTGATATCGATAGCAAGGTTGCTGCTATTCGTGTCTAGACCGAGGACTGCGGTGAAGGGAAACATACCAAACACCATGATCTATAGGAACACTGACCAGTATCCTTACTCAAGAATTGTTCCTAGTCTTCTCATCCTGGAGATTGATGCTCCCATCTACTTTGCCAACGCTGGTTACTTGCGTGAGAG AATCACAAGGTGGATCGATGAAGAGGAAGACAGGATCAAAGCATCAGGAGAGAGTAGTTTACAATATGTTATACTCGATATGTCAG CTGTTGGTAATATCGACACGAGTGGTATCAGCATGATGGAGGAAATTAAGAAAATCATGGACAGGAGAGCGTTAAAG TTAGTATTGGCAAATCCAAAAGGAGAGGTCGTGAAGAAACTAACAAGATCCAAATTCATCGATGACAATTTGGGCAAAGAGTGGATGTTCTTAACAGTTGGAGAAGCCGTGGAAGCGTGTAGTTTCATGCTTCACACGTCAAAAACCGAACCGGCCGCCAAAGAAGAACCTTGGAACAATGTTTAG